A region of Ochotona princeps isolate mOchPri1 chromosome 2, mOchPri1.hap1, whole genome shotgun sequence DNA encodes the following proteins:
- the LOC131478256 gene encoding putative vomeronasal receptor-like protein 4 — protein MQRNAKSPLVLLKNVYFFQAGIGMLANVFLLLFHIFTTHLVHRLRPTDMITCHLAFVHLMMLLITLDILSEDMLRSMNFANELRCKLLLYLSKVMRGLSLSTTCLLSIIQVITISPSSFYLSRFKYKLTKHVAIAFFCILSLNLSSNSYLIIYTVVYSNRTNLLNVNKYCSLSSMNSMIMTLFFILALSQNVFFVGIMLFSSMYMVIFLCRHQRKSEYLHSMSISPRFSPAKRATCTVLLLVSFFVIMYSVDSIISSFAYALWKYEPSALDIQGLLGNIYATVSPLVLISSDKRIIGILQKMIAMLRVWTC, from the coding sequence ATGCAGAGAAATGCGAAGTCTCCACTTGTGttattaaaaaatgtgtattttttccaagctGGCATTGGAATGTTAGCCAatgtcttcctccttcttttccacATCTTCACAACCCATCTGGTTCATAGACTTAGGCCCACGGACATGATAACCTGCCACTTGGCTTTTGTCCACCTCATGATGCTACTTATTACACTGGATATATTATCTGAAGACATGTTAAGATCAATGAATTTTGCAAATGAGTTAAGGTGCAAGCTCTTGTTGTACTTGAGTAAGGTGATGAGGGGTCTTTCCCTTTCCACTACCTGCCTCCTGAGCATCATTCAGgtcatcaccatcagtcccagctccttctacttgtcaagatttaaatataaactcacaaaacatgttgccattgctttcttctgtattttgtcCCTCAACCTGTCTTCCAATAGCTACCTGATCATCTACACTGTAGTTTATTCCAACAGGACCAATCTACTCAATGTCAATAAATACTGCTCACTTTCTTCAATGAACTCCATGATTATGACACTGTTTTTCATACTTGCATTGTCCCAGAATGTCTTCTTTGTAGGAATAATGCTGTTCTCCAGCATGTACATGgtgatttttttatgtaggcatcagaggaagtctgagtacctTCACAGCATGAGCATTTCCCCAAGATTCTCTCCAGCAAAAAGGGCCACTTGTACGGTCCTGTTGCTTGTaagtttctttgtgattatgtactCTGTGGATAGCATCATCTCATCCTTTGCTTATGCATTGTGGAAATATGAGCCATCTGCACTGGATATTCAAGGTCTATTGGGAAATATTTATGCCACTGTGAGTCCTTTGGTGCTTATTAGTTCTGATAAAAGAATAATTGGCATTCTGCAAAAAATGATTGCTATGTTAAGAGTCTGGACATGTTAA